A window of the Xenopus laevis strain J_2021 chromosome 9_10L, Xenopus_laevis_v10.1, whole genome shotgun sequence genome harbors these coding sequences:
- the LOC108703937 gene encoding beta-2-microglobulin-like has translation MKIVLVLLSLGLSLALTWAESNISPPVVKVYTAEPVDFGKTNEVICYVYNYHPPRLEMRLEKNGVEIPDCKQTDPSFQHNWKYYTMKSTHVHIDKGDKVECVVSHNGNPSKKYRLDIF, from the exons ATGAAGATTGTGCTGGTCCTGCTGAGCCTGGGGCTCTCCCTGGCACTTACATGGGCAGAGAGTAACATCA GTCCCCCGGTGGTCAAGGTTTACACTGCGGAACCAGTGGACTTTGGTAAAACTAATGAGGTGATTTGTTACGTGTACAACTATCACCCTCCTCGTCTGGAGATGAGACTGGAGAAGAACGGAGTAGAGATCCCCGACTGCAAACAGACCGACCCCTCATTCCAACACAACTGGAAATATTACACCATGAAGAGTACCCACGTGCACATCGACAAGGGGGATAAAGTGGAATGTGTGGTCTCCCACAATGGGAACCCCTCCAAGAAGTACAGACTGG